The DNA window CATAAAGCTTTAAGAAACCTTCATGCGTTAAACGTCTTTTGGCATGTCTAATCTTTGGCCACGGATCAGAGAAGTTTAAATACACACGGTCTACATCATTTTTCTCAAAGTACTTAGCCAAATGAGCACCGTTTACTTTTAGTAAGCGTAAATTTGGAAGGGGTTGGGCTGCAATAGCATTTTCAAGTGCAGAAACTATCACACTATCGTATAATTCAATCCCAATATAATTAATAGCTGGATTTTGCTTAGCCATACCAGTGATAAATTGTCCTTTACCAGTACCTACTTCAATATGAAGGGGGTTATTGTTTTTAAACTCCGTATCCCATTTCCCCATTAACTCCTCTGGATTTGGTATAACGATTTCAGGGTGAGCATGAATAAATTCCTCTGCCCACGGTTTGTGTCTTAACCTCATTACATTAACTCCTTTTGCTTCTTAATGGTTTTGCTAAATTCCAAGCTTTCGGTTGAACCGAAAAAGAAAAACACTGTTCTTGCTCTGTTACACAAGAGAATTCCCCGTCTACATGGCCATAAACTTTCTCATGCATACGAATAGTAAAATCCTTAGCTTGAAGTTGTTTTACTTCTTTGTATTTAGTGTGTTTACCGAAAAAAACTGTTCCAAAAATGAACAGCAATTTCCATCTAGCTAACTTATGGACAACTGTCATTTCAATTAATTGATCGTTAGGTAGCGAACTTGGAGAAATTTTCATGCCTCCACCAAAATACGCTTGATTACAAACGACAATAAACCAAACATCATCAAACTTTAACGTATCTTCTTTCGTAAGTAAAGAGAACGAAAAAGTTTGAAAAACTAGCAATTCTTTTACAACATAAAGTATGTACGTTATTTTACCTAATCCAAATGCATTTAACCACTTTTTCCATTTGGAATTATTTGAAGAATATACCACCTTCGCATCGAAGCCAAAGCCAGCATTGTTGACAAAACTATAGGTAGATCGCTCGTTTGTTAGTTTACCTAAATCATATTTTTCGTATGTATATGCTTCTAACTGTTCGATGGATTGAAATACAGAAAAAGTCCGACCAAAATCATTTCCACTTCCTGCAGAAATAACTCCAACTCGAACATGTTCATAACCGGTAGCTCCTGAGATTATTTCATGTACGGTTCCGTCTCCACCAATAGCAACAATTAAGAGTGGCTCCTGACTTTCTTTAGCACATTGCTTCGTTATTTCCGTTGCATGCCCACTGTACTCTGTTACACAAAATGTGTAAGGGAATGTTACTTTACCCCTCCAGGAATCCCATACTTTCTTGGATCGACCATTGCCAGCATGTTCATTGAGGATAAAGACAACTTTATTCATTTTTCTCCTCACTATCTACATCCCATCCTGCTCTAGAATAAGATGTTGTTTGCACTAGCTCAAGTATAGATTGAGCAGCCTTAAACTGCATATGCTTCATAGGAGAAGGGGAGGATTTTAATGCCATAAACCATTCGGGAAAATTTCTAGTATCAACAAATTGGGTGTTAAATGAAGCACCGGGATAGTCAATATAACCATTTCTTGATAGAACGACTTTTCTAATAGGTAAGTCTATATCTTCTTTCTTAAATATTTGCATTAAGATTGATTCCATTCTATTCAAGCCGATCATTGGGCTTAATATTTTTTTCTCCTCCTTGCCACTTTTTCTCAGCCAAAAGCGATCACTACTACCTATAAAAGCATCTAAATCATTTGCCTCTAGTACAACAAGACATAGAATTTCGGTTGGTAAAATAATGATTACTTCCAGTTCAACCGGAGCATTCTTTATCTTTAATATAGGATAATAAAACAAAAAATAATTATCAGGGAGACGAAGTGTCAAAGACCGCAATAATGTATCACGCATAAACTTCGGATCTACATAAGACTTTTCACGCAAAGTAGAGCTTGCCCACTTTAACTGAAAATGAAAAAGTTGATCTAAATACATTCGTTTTAACTCTTCTATTGACTGTGGATTATACACAATATTCGGTTGAAAATGAAGGGTGGTAGACTCTTCAGGGATTGAATTTTCTTCCAGAAGTTCATGCTCTTCCCAAGCTTCCGCTTGTTCAATTTCTACATTAGTACGGGTAAAAAACTTTGAAAAAAATGACTTCTTTTCAGCTAATTCTTCCTCTTCCACTTCTTCTTTTTCCATCCAAGAAGAATCAAGTGTCCCCTTTTCCCATTCTCCTTTTGTTCGCTCCCACTGTTGCTTTTTTAGTCGAACAAATTGAGTTGGATATCTTTTTAAATCTATTTGATATCGAGAAACATAATCTTGAAGCTTAACGAGTTGGGCCATTCCTTTATACCCTCCTACACTGTATTGAACCAACTTCCTCGTATCGAGGGATACTAGTTGGATTTATTTTAAATATAGAAAATTTGCTAACCTCGAAAGATTCTTTTGTCAATAGGAAGTCATCTGTTAAGAGCGATGCTGCGGATGCCCATTTTTTAGCAATTGTTATATGAGCATGAAAGTCTTTTGAAGTATTTATTTCGATGACATTAGCAATTTTTTGCATTACATCTTGCTGTAAATGATTTAAAGAATCACTTTCTTCTAATCCTATATACATCACTCTAGGTGTAAGATCATTTCCAAAATGTTCAAGTCCTGCGGTTGTTAAAATAAAAGAGCTCCAATCGATCTTTTGAAACGACTGGATAATTAGCTCTAATACAGCTTGTTCTATTGCTCCTACATAAAAAAGGGTAATATGCAAATCCTCTGCCACTGGCAAAGTTTTATGTGTCTCTCGCAAATTTGTTTTATTTCTTGCTTCTACGATAGATTTGGCAATTGAGGGAGGAACTTTAATACCTAAAAAGTAATGGGATTTCATACTTCCAGAGTTGCAGGAATTTTTTTCTCAAAAGCTTGTTGTAGCTTTTCAGTCCAATTCCCTCTTTTACCATTTCCAATCATTTGTCCATCGATTGAAATAATGGGCATTACTTCTGCATTTGTAGAGGACATGATGAACTCATCCATTTCTAATGCTTGCTCTTTTGTAAATGCTTCTTCTACAACTTGGATACCTACTTCCTGGCAGCAATCTAAAATAACTTTTCTTGTTATACCATTTAAGATTAAATTGCTCACAGGATGCGTATAAAGCACTCCATCTTTAATCCCGTAGACGTTAGAAGAAGAACCTTCAGTTATGATTTCTCCACGATGCTGTATTGCCTCATAGCAGTTTTTACTAACAGCTTCTTGTTTAGCAAGGACATTACCTAAAAGATTTAATGACTTAATATCACAACGAAGCCATCGAACATCTTCAACGAAACATACTTTTACTCCATTTTCTAGTTCGGCTAGCGGGCGAGTTGTTTCTTTCGTATAAGCAGTTAATACGCTCTCCACTACTGGCACCGGAAAATTATGCTGTCTTGGACTTGTGCCTCGTGTCACTTGCAAATAAATATGTCCGTTTTGTACTTCATTTATTTCGATTAATTCGTGAAGCATTTTGTGCAAAACATCTTTTGTATATGGAATGACTAGTTGAATTTTATCTGCACTAGCATATAATCGGTCAATATGCTCTGTGGCAGTAAATACATCAGCATTATAAATTTTTATTACTTCATAGATGCCATCTCCAAATTGATAGCCACGATCCTCGTAACCAATCTTCACTTCTTTTTCATCCACAATTTGATCATTCCATAAAATCTTCATTACTAATTCCCCCTAGTTTTAATTTTTCCCTGCTAGTTCTACTATTGCATCTGCATAAATTGCTGTTGCCTTTATTAAGTCTTCAATATCCACATATTCATCCACTTGATGTGCTACATCTTTTCTTCCAGGGAAAACCATTCCAAATGCTACACCCTTTTTCAGAACACGTGCATATGTCCCGCCACCAATGGAAAGTAGCTTCGCTTTTTGTCCTGTTTGTCTTTCATATACTTTTTGTAAAGTCGTTATGAGTATATCCTCTTTATCGACATAATGTGGCTCAGAATTAGACCCAAGATCCAGCGTAATGCCTGTATTTTGAAGTATTTCTCTACAAGCACTTAATTTTTCTTCGAATGGATAGGTAACTGAATATCGTAAGCTTACTTGCGTACATGATCCTTGCTCTGGAGCGTAATGAATAACACCAGGATTTAGAGTAGTTTCACCAGACACTTCATCTGCAAAGTTTAAGGATAAAGCGTGCCCTCTACTCTCTTCTCCAAAAGCAGTTACTAAAAATTCGACAAATGCTTTAGAGTGTGGAGTTAAGCTAATGGTTTTTAAAAACTTTGCAAGTAAAATTCCAGCATTTACTCCGTCGTTAGGTTCCATTGCATGTGCCGATTTCCCGTGTACTAATACTTTTACTACGGAACCTTCCTGCACAACTTCCCCAGTAATACCGTGCTCTTTAGCAAATTCATGAAATTTTTGGTTTATTGTGTGTGCTCCCCCAAAAACATATGCAAATGCTTCATCTGGAACCATATTTGTTCTTTTTCCAGCTTGGAAAAATTGAATCGTTTCTGTCTCAGAAGAACCTGTTTGTGTAAAAATCAAATCGGCTATTCCTTTTTCCGCGTTGATAATAGGAAAATCCGCGTCAGGGGCAAACCCAATTTCCGGCATTTGCTCTTCTTCAAAATACCGTTTTACACAACGAAAACCACTTTCTTCATCAGTACCAATAATAAGACGCACTTTTTTAGAAAGCTCAATTCCCGCTTCTTTTACTAATTTCATTGCCATCCATGCAGCTATGGTCGGCCCTTTATCATCAATTGCACCTCGGCCATACACTTTATCGTCAGCTACGACACCTTCAAATGGAGGATATGTCCAGCCTTTCCCTTCCGGTACTACATCTACATGACAAAGGATACCAAGTATTTCTTGTCCATTTCCCATTTCGATATGTCCGGCCATATTCTCAATATTTTTCGTTATAAATCCAGCTTTTTCTCCTTCTCGAAGCATATGAAGTAACGCTTCTAAAGGTTTAGGTCCAAATGGCATATCAGAGTTAGCCAGATCAGTTTGTAACACACTTGGAATTTGTATGAGGCGTTGTAATTCTGCAATAATGTCCTCTTTTTTCTCTTCTGCACGTTCTAACCAATTCATATGCAAATCTCCTTCGATATAAGATATATAGCTATTTTACACTTATTTTTATAGTACGTCTTTTAAAAAATTGTCACTATTTATTATTAAACCTTTGTAAATTAAGTGTTTTTTATAGAATTTTTAATGAAAATCTACTATAATTTAATTGTCAGATAATAAAGTACTGACAAACAATATTGTAAAGGGGCTGTAAATTGCAATTACTTTGTTGCTTTTCACCCAAGTCGTCCGCTAGTCCTGCCACGAGATATGATGATGAAGGAGTGGTTACTTTTGAAACCTACTACTGATCGGATGCTCACTCGAATTAAAGATATGTATATGTTCATCCGAGATAACGGAACTGTTACAACTCAAGATTTGGTCGATGAATTTGGCATCACTCCTCGAACTATTCAAAGAGACTTGAATGTACTTGCTTTTAATGACCTAATTATTAGCCCAACACGAGGTAAATGGACCACGACGAATAAACGAGTTAAACTTACATCCTAGAGCTTCAACCATATGAAAAGAATGACCTTGCATTAGCAAGGTCATTCTTTTACTGTATTAGTGCTAATTCTTCTTCCGTTAGCTCTCTGTATGTTCCTTCTGGCAAGGATTCGTCTAGCTTTAATGAACCCATAGAAAGTCTTTTTAAATAAACTACTTTTTTTCCAACAGCCTCAAACATTCTTTTCACCTGATGGAATTTTCCCTCTGTAATTGTTAATTCAATTTCGGAAGTTGGGCCACTACTTATAATACGTAGTAAACCAGGTTTCGTGTGGTAACCATCATCTAATGTGACGCCAACTTTAAAAGCTTCTATATCTGCTTCGTTTACTATGCCCTCTACCTGTGCAAAATATACTTTTGGCACATCCTTATTCGGAGACAAAAGACGATGCGTTAAAGCACCGTCGTTAGTTAATAAAAGTAAACCTACTGTATCTTTATCAAGTCTTCCAACTGGATAAGGCTCGAAATGACGTACATCATCGTCTAAGAGATCAATAACCGTTTGATCTCTTGAATCCTCCGTTGCAGAAATAACTCCTGCGGGTTTATTCATCATTAAATAAATAAATTCCTTATATTCCACAATTTCTCCATAAACAGTTACTTGATCTGTTAGCTCATTGACATGCATGGAGCTATCTTTCACAGCGACATCATTTACTTGAATTGCCTTTGACTTAACAAGTCCTTTTACTTCTCTTCTTGTTCCAAAGCCCATATGAGCTAGAAATTTATCTAATCGCATTTTATTCTCCTAAAAACCTATTTTTTTCGTGAATCTTGTAAGCCTTTCCCCGAATAACTTTTGAGCGAGTCCTAGTCGCAAAGTTACATAACCATAAAAAACTGCTCCTATAGTTGCGCATACAATAATTACCAATAAGGCTTCTAACTTGTTATCGATTGTAAAGACTTTTACTAAGCCCCATTTCACAATAAATACAAGACATAGCATTCCAACATTGACAACCATGATGAGAAAAATTCTTCTCATTACCATATTAGATTTATAATGTAACGTTTTTCGTATGGCAAACATATTTAAACTAATAGCTACAATATATCCACATGCTGTGGCTAAAATAGCTCCATCCGTTTCAAACATTTTTATAAGC is part of the Psychrobacillus sp. FSL H8-0483 genome and encodes:
- a CDS encoding pseudouridine synthase, with translation MRLDKFLAHMGFGTRREVKGLVKSKAIQVNDVAVKDSSMHVNELTDQVTVYGEIVEYKEFIYLMMNKPAGVISATEDSRDQTVIDLLDDDVRHFEPYPVGRLDKDTVGLLLLTNDGALTHRLLSPNKDVPKVYFAQVEGIVNEADIEAFKVGVTLDDGYHTKPGLLRIISSGPTSEIELTITEGKFHQVKRMFEAVGKKVVYLKRLSMGSLKLDESLPEGTYRELTEEELALIQ
- a CDS encoding DeoR family transcriptional regulator; protein product: MKPTTDRMLTRIKDMYMFIRDNGTVTTQDLVDEFGITPRTIQRDLNVLAFNDLIISPTRGKWTTTNKRVKLTS
- the thpR gene encoding RNA 2',3'-cyclic phosphodiesterase, which codes for MKSHYFLGIKVPPSIAKSIVEARNKTNLRETHKTLPVAEDLHITLFYVGAIEQAVLELIIQSFQKIDWSSFILTTAGLEHFGNDLTPRVMYIGLEESDSLNHLQQDVMQKIANVIEINTSKDFHAHITIAKKWASAASLLTDDFLLTKESFEVSKFSIFKINPTSIPRYEEVGSIQCRRV
- the pepV gene encoding dipeptidase PepV, whose amino-acid sequence is MNWLERAEEKKEDIIAELQRLIQIPSVLQTDLANSDMPFGPKPLEALLHMLREGEKAGFITKNIENMAGHIEMGNGQEILGILCHVDVVPEGKGWTYPPFEGVVADDKVYGRGAIDDKGPTIAAWMAMKLVKEAGIELSKKVRLIIGTDEESGFRCVKRYFEEEQMPEIGFAPDADFPIINAEKGIADLIFTQTGSSETETIQFFQAGKRTNMVPDEAFAYVFGGAHTINQKFHEFAKEHGITGEVVQEGSVVKVLVHGKSAHAMEPNDGVNAGILLAKFLKTISLTPHSKAFVEFLVTAFGEESRGHALSLNFADEVSGETTLNPGVIHYAPEQGSCTQVSLRYSVTYPFEEKLSACREILQNTGITLDLGSNSEPHYVDKEDILITTLQKVYERQTGQKAKLLSIGGGTYARVLKKGVAFGMVFPGRKDVAHQVDEYVDIEDLIKATAIYADAIVELAGKN
- a CDS encoding nuclease-related domain-containing protein, translated to MAQLVKLQDYVSRYQIDLKRYPTQFVRLKKQQWERTKGEWEKGTLDSSWMEKEEVEEEELAEKKSFFSKFFTRTNVEIEQAEAWEEHELLEENSIPEESTTLHFQPNIVYNPQSIEELKRMYLDQLFHFQLKWASSTLREKSYVDPKFMRDTLLRSLTLRLPDNYFLFYYPILKIKNAPVELEVIIILPTEILCLVVLEANDLDAFIGSSDRFWLRKSGKEEKKILSPMIGLNRMESILMQIFKKEDIDLPIRKVVLSRNGYIDYPGASFNTQFVDTRNFPEWFMALKSSPSPMKHMQFKAAQSILELVQTTSYSRAGWDVDSEEKNE
- a CDS encoding diacylglycerol kinase family protein: MNKVVFILNEHAGNGRSKKVWDSWRGKVTFPYTFCVTEYSGHATEITKQCAKESQEPLLIVAIGGDGTVHEIISGATGYEHVRVGVISAGSGNDFGRTFSVFQSIEQLEAYTYEKYDLGKLTNERSTYSFVNNAGFGFDAKVVYSSNNSKWKKWLNAFGLGKITYILYVVKELLVFQTFSFSLLTKEDTLKFDDVWFIVVCNQAYFGGGMKISPSSLPNDQLIEMTVVHKLARWKLLFIFGTVFFGKHTKYKEVKQLQAKDFTIRMHEKVYGHVDGEFSCVTEQEQCFSFSVQPKAWNLAKPLRSKRS
- the trmB gene encoding tRNA (guanosine(46)-N7)-methyltransferase TrmB, with the protein product MRLRHKPWAEEFIHAHPEIVIPNPEELMGKWDTEFKNNNPLHIEVGTGKGQFITGMAKQNPAINYIGIELYDSVIVSALENAIAAQPLPNLRLLKVNGAHLAKYFEKNDVDRVYLNFSDPWPKIRHAKRRLTHEGFLKLYESILVDNAEIHFKTDNRGLFEYSLISMSAYGMLIKDVSLDLHVNMPEDNIMTEYEEKFSAKGQPIYRVEAKFV
- the dat gene encoding D-amino-acid transaminase, with amino-acid sequence MKILWNDQIVDEKEVKIGYEDRGYQFGDGIYEVIKIYNADVFTATEHIDRLYASADKIQLVIPYTKDVLHKMLHELIEINEVQNGHIYLQVTRGTSPRQHNFPVPVVESVLTAYTKETTRPLAELENGVKVCFVEDVRWLRCDIKSLNLLGNVLAKQEAVSKNCYEAIQHRGEIITEGSSSNVYGIKDGVLYTHPVSNLILNGITRKVILDCCQEVGIQVVEEAFTKEQALEMDEFIMSSTNAEVMPIISIDGQMIGNGKRGNWTEKLQQAFEKKIPATLEV